The sequence TTGGCGCGGCTCGGGTCGATGTAGGTGGTCAACTCACACCTCCAGCTTATAATCGGAGAACCGCTCGCGCAGGTCCTTCTTGCTGATCTTGCCGGTCGCGGTGTGCGGGATGTCATCGACGAATTCGACCGCATCGGGCATCCACCATTTGGCAATTTGCGGCTTCAGATGCTCCATCACATCCTCGGCCGACACGTCCGAACCCTCGGCGCGCACGCAGAACAGAACCGGGCGCTCGTCCCATTTCGGATGCGGCATGCCGACTGCCGCGGCTTCGGCAAGTCCGGGATGTCCACAGGCAGCGTTTTCCAGTTCGACCGAGCTGATCCACTCGCCGCCCGACTTGATCACGTCCTTGGTCCGGTCGGTCAGCTGCAGCGTGCCATCGGGGTGGATGATGCCGACATCGCCAGTGTCGAACCAGCCATCGGCATTGGTCGCATCCTCCTCCGCCTTGAAGTATCGCTTGATCACCCACGGTCCGCGAATCTGCAGCGCGCCGGAGCTCTTGCCATCGCGCGGCAGCGGCGTGGCCATGTCGTCCAGATCGACCGTGCGCAATTCCACGCCGAACACCGGGCGGCCCTGCATCGCGGTCTTGGCGACCTTTTCCTCGAAAGTGAGCTGCTCCCAATCCCAAGTCGGCCCGCCAACCGTGCCGATGGGGCTGGTTTCGGTCATGCCCCAGGCATGCTGGACGCGGGTGCCGTTCTTCATCAGCCGCTCGATCATGAATTTCGGCGCGGCGCTGCCGCCGATCGTGGCGGCCTTCAGCTTCGGCAAGTCGATCCCTTCCTTGTCGCAATATTGGAAGTGGGCGAGCCATACGGTCGGCACGCCCGCGCTGTCGGTCACGCCCTCGCGCTCCATCAATTCGTGCAGCACCGCGGGGTCGTTGACGCAGGAGAACACGAATTTGATCCCCGCCATCGCGCCGGCATAGGGCAAGCCCCAGCTCGCCGCATGGAACATCGGCACAACCGGCAACATGACCGAGGATGCGCTGAAATTGAACGCGGCAGGTTGCAAGCCGGAAATCGCATGCAGCACGGTGGAGCGGTGTTCGTACAGCACGCCCTTGGGATTACCCGTGGTGCCGCTGGTATAGCAGAGCATGCAAGGATCGCGCTCCTCCACCTCGGCCCATTCGAAATCGCCATCCTGCGCACCGATCCAGTCTTCGAAACCCTTCACATCGGCACCGTCCGCCGGATCGTAGCAAATGTAATGTTCGATCGTGGTCCATTTGCTGCGCATTTTGTCGATGATGGGCTGGAATGCTGCATCGTAGAGCAGCACCTTATCCTCGGCATGGTTGGCGATATATTCCAGCTGGTCGTCGAACAGGCGCGGGTTGATCGTGTGGAGCACCCCGCCCATCCCGGCAACGCCATACCAGCTGACCAGGTGGCGCGAATGGTTCATGGCCAGGCTGGCAACCCGGTCGCCCTTTTCGATCCCCAGCGCCAGCAGCGCCTGCGACATTTTCAGCGCATCGGCGCGTATGCCTGCCCAGTCGGTCCGCGTTTCGTTGCCATCGCCCCAGCGGGTGACGATCTCGCGATTTCCGCTTTCGCGCGCGGCGTGATCGACGATGTGCGATATTCGCAGGGTATAGTCCTGCATTGCTCCGGCCATGGCATTCTCTCCATTATGATTTTGCGCGACAATGGCGTGGCCAGTGGCGCTTTGCAATCCTTCGAAATGCTCAGGGCGAGACCTTCGCTTCTCAGTAGGAACGGTCAGGGATGCAACCATGCAGCTGCCGTTTGCCCTGAGGAGCGAGGACGTAGTCCGCGCGTCTCGAAGGATTGTCAGGCCACCAGCCGCAGGTGGGTCGGACCGCGTGCGCTGGTCAGGCGGACTTTATCGATCCCCTCGATCGCCTCGAGCTGGTCTGCGAGATCGCCATCGAGCGCAAAACCGCTGCCCAGCTTGAGCATCTGCGTGCGCCCTTCGCCCAGATGGAGCCGCGCGTGAACATCGCCGCCCATCGCTCCGGAAGTCAGCAGCAGCCGCAGATCGGCGAGCGCATCGGCGCTGAGCACATCCAGCGTCAGCGTCATTTTTGCGCCGCTGGTCACTTCGCTCAGCGGCCGCGCGCCGCGCACGGTTATGCGCGGCGGCTCGTCCGGCGATGGGCTGTCCAGCTCGACATTGAGCAGGATGCAGGTGCCGTCCGCCGCCCATTCCTCGAACTTGGCGACCAACCCGTCTTCGAAACAGGCCGCATTGAACTGGCCGGAAGCATCGGAAAAATCGGCGCGCACGAAATCCTTGCCGCGCCGGGTCTTGCCGCGCTTAATACCCTCCACCATCACCGCCATCACGCCCGGCGCACGGCCGCCAGGCGGGGCGCCGCCTTCCATAAGGCTGGCATAGCTGCGCGCACCATTGGCGCTGGCGACCGCGCGATATTGCTGGACCGGGTGGGCGGAGAAATAGAAGCCGAAATTCTCCCGCTCCTTCGCCATCTTGTCGGCGCGCGACCATTCGTCTGTATCGCGCATGCGCAGCGTGT comes from Alteripontixanthobacter sp. and encodes:
- a CDS encoding long-chain fatty acid--CoA ligase, producing MAGAMQDYTLRISHIVDHAARESGNREIVTRWGDGNETRTDWAGIRADALKMSQALLALGIEKGDRVASLAMNHSRHLVSWYGVAGMGGVLHTINPRLFDDQLEYIANHAEDKVLLYDAAFQPIIDKMRSKWTTIEHYICYDPADGADVKGFEDWIGAQDGDFEWAEVEERDPCMLCYTSGTTGNPKGVLYEHRSTVLHAISGLQPAAFNFSASSVMLPVVPMFHAASWGLPYAGAMAGIKFVFSCVNDPAVLHELMEREGVTDSAGVPTVWLAHFQYCDKEGIDLPKLKAATIGGSAAPKFMIERLMKNGTRVQHAWGMTETSPIGTVGGPTWDWEQLTFEEKVAKTAMQGRPVFGVELRTVDLDDMATPLPRDGKSSGALQIRGPWVIKRYFKAEEDATNADGWFDTGDVGIIHPDGTLQLTDRTKDVIKSGGEWISSVELENAACGHPGLAEAAAVGMPHPKWDERPVLFCVRAEGSDVSAEDVMEHLKPQIAKWWMPDAVEFVDDIPHTATGKISKKDLRERFSDYKLEV